TGGACGCGCTGGACACCATTGCCTCCCACGAAGAGGTGGACGTGGTGATGGCGGCCATCGTCGGCGCTGCGGGCCTGGGCCCCTGCCTTGCGGCGGCCCGGGCCGGCAAGCGCTTGCTGCTCGCCAACAAGGAAGCGCTGGTGGTGGGCGGCGAGGTCTTCATGTCCGCCGTCCAGGAGGGCGGGGCCACGCTGCTGCCGATCGACAGCGAGCATTCGGCCATCTTCCAGTGCCTGCCGGAAGACCCGCAGACTTGGGCGCGCCGCGTGGACCACATTCTGCTGACCGCATCCGGTGGGCCGTTTCGCACCCGGGCGCCGGCCACGCTGCGCGATGTCACGCCGGAGCAGGCCTGCGCCCATCCCAATTTCTCGATGGGGCGAAAGATCTCGGTCGATTCGGCCACCATGATGAACAAGGCCCTGGAGGTCATCGAGGCGCGCTGGCTCTTCGATCTGGCGCCGGAGCAGATCAAGGTGGTGATCCATCCGCAGCAGATCATCCATTCCATGGTCCAGTTCGTGGATGCGTCGGTGCTGGCGCAACTGGGAACGCCGGACATGCGTGTTCCGATCGCCTGCGGGCTGGCTTGGCCGGAGCGCATCGAGAGCGGAACGCCGCGGCTGGATTTTTCCACCCTGTCCTCGCTCACCTTCGAGGAAGCCGATGCCACCCGCTTCCCGGGGCTGCACCTGTCCTGGCAGGCGCTGCGCGCGCAAAGCGGCACCACGGCGGTGCTCAATGCCGCCAACGAGGTGGCCGTAGCCTCGTTCCTGGAGCGCCGCATCCGTTTCGATCAGATTCATCGGCTGAACCTTGCAACTCTGGAGGCGGTGACGCCCTCCAACCCCGAATCGCTCGGGGCCCTGCTGGCGCTGGATGCCGAAGCGCGGTCCGTCGCTCTGCGCAGTGCGCAGCGGCTGGCCGCCTGAGCGATCGCCTCTGGGCAGAAAGACACCATGTTGCTGACCGTCATTGCCTTCATCGTCGCGCTGGGCGTGCTCATCGCCGTCCATGAATACGGCCACTACCGCGTAGCGATCGCCTGCGGCGTGAAGGTCCTTCGTTTTTCGGTGGGTTTCGGCAAACCCCTGCTGCGCTGGCAACCCAAGGGATCGCCCACGGAGTTCGTCATCGGCGCGTTTCCCTTGGGCGGGTACGTGCGCATGCTGGACGAGCGCGAGGCCCCCGTCGATGCCCATGAGCGCCACCTGTCGTTCAATGCCAAGCCGTTGCGCTCCCGCGCTGCGATTGTGGCAGCGGGTCCGGCGGCCAATCTGCTGCTCGCCGTGCTGCTGTACGCGGCAGTGAACTGGATGGGCGTGGAGGAGCCGAAGGCGGTTCTCGCCAGCCCCGTGCCCGGGTCCGTGGCCCAGAAAGCCGGCTTGCAAGGCGGCGAGCTCGTGCTGGAAGCGGCCCTCGGCAACGAAGAATCCGAGCCAGTGCGATCCTTCGAAGACCTGCGCTGGCTCCTGACCCGCGGCGCGCTCGACGGCACCGACGTCCGCCTGCAGGTGCAGCCGTCGCCCGGGGCGCCGCAGCGCCAGATGGTGCTGGAACTCGCGCAATTCGATGCGCGGGAGGCGGATGCGCAGCTCTTTCGCAAGATCGGCATCGTGGGTCCGTGGACGCGGCCCGTGCTTGGCGAGGTGGTCCAGGGTGGCCCGGCGCAACGCGCTGGATTGCGGCAGGGGGACCTGATCGTCAGGCTGGGTGCGACCAATGTGGTGGATGGCCAGCAGCTGCGGGAGCTCATCCGTGCATCGGTCAGTGGCGGGGTGGCTGTATCTCAGCCGTGGCGCATCGAACGCGGCGGCCAGACCTTGACGCTGGATGTACTGCCGGACTTGCACAGCGAGCATTCGGGCCCGGTCGGCCGCGTGGGGGCCTTCGTGGGCGCCCAGCCGGAGTTCGTGACCGTGCGGCACGGGCCGCTTGAAGGACTCTGGAATGGGGTGGTCCGCACCTGGGAGGTGTCGGCACTGACCCTGCGCATGATGGGGCGCATGGTGATCGGCGAGGCCTCGCTCAAGAACCTCAGCGGCCCGCTCACCATCGCCGATTACGCGGGTCGTTCGGCCAGCATGGGGCTGACCCAGTACCTGGTGTTTCTGGCCCTCATCAGCGTGAGCCTGGGCGTGCTGAACCTGCTTCCGCTGCCGGTTTTGGACGGTGGACACCTGATGTATTATCTTTGGGAAGGCGTGACTGGCAAGGGCGTGTCCGACGCCTGGATGGAGCGATTGCAGCGCGGCGGCGTGGCGGTGCTCCTCCTGATGATGTCCATCGCCCTGTTCAACGATATCACCCGGCTTTTTGGCTAACCTTTTTGCCGTGCGCGTTCACCGTGCGGTACCAGTTCACTCATGAAAAAACAATTCAATCGCTTGGGCGTGCGCAAGGCATGTGCCGTGGCCGCCATGGTTTTTGCTGCCAATGCGGCATGGGCCCTGGAGCCGTTCAAGGTGCAGGATATCCGGGTGGAGGGTTTGCAGCGCGTCGAGCCGGGCACGATCTTCGCGTCGATGCCGCTGCGGGTGGGTGACGACTACAACGACGAGAAGGGCGCTGCGGCGATCCGTGCGCTGTTCGCGCTGGGCTTGTTCAAGGATGTGCGCCTGGAGGCCAGCGGCAACGTGCTCGTGGTGGTCGTGGAAGAGCGGCCGACCATCGCCGACGTGGACTTCGCCGGTGCCCGCGAATTCGACAAGGACACGCTCAAGAAAGCCATGCGCGATGTGGGCCTGACCGAAGGCCGGCCTTTCGACAAGGCCCTGGCCGACCGCGCGGAGCAGGAGCTCAAGCGCCAGTACATCAACAAGAGCCTGTACGGCGCCGAGGTCGTGACCACGGTCACCCCCATCGAGCGCAACCGCGTCAACCTCACCTTCACCGTGACCGAAGGCGAGCCCGCGCGCATCAAGGAAATCCACCTGGTGGGCAACAAGGCCTTCAGCGAATCGACGCTCAAAGGGCTGTTCGACCAGGACACGGGCGGCTGGCTCAGCTGGTACACCAAGTCGGACCGCTATTCCCGCACCAAGCTGAACGCCGACCTGGAAACCCTGCGTTCCTACTATCTGGCACGCGGCTACCTCGAGTTCCGCATCGATTCCACGCAAGTGGCGATCTCCCCGGACAAGCAGGACATCACGATCACCGTCAACGTGACCGAGGGCCAGCGCTACGTGGTCTCCGGCGTGAAGATCGAAGGCAATTACCTGGACCGCGACGACGAGTTCAAGTCGCTGATCACCATCCAGCCCGGCGAGCCCTACAACGCCGACAAGGTGGCCGAAACCACCAAGGCATTCACCGACTACTTCGGCAATTTCGGCTTCGCGTTCGCGCGCGTCGAAGCGGTGCCCGAAGTGGACCGCGAGAACAACCGCGTGGCCCTGGTACTGCGCGCCGAGCCGGCCCGCCGTGCCTACGTGCGCCGCATCAACGTGAGCGGCAACAACCGCACGCGCGACGAAGTGATCCGCCGCGAGTTCCGCCAGTACGAAGCCTCCTGGTACGACGGCGACAAGATCAAGCTGTCCCGTGACCGCGTGGACCGCCTGGGCTTCTTCACCGAAGTCAATGTGGAAACGCAGGAAGTGCCGGGCTCGGCCGATCAGGTGGACCTGGTGGTGAACGTGGCCGAAAAGCCCACCGGATCGCTGCAGCTGGGCGCGGGCTTCTCGAGCGCGGAAAAGGTCTCGCTGTCGTTCAGCATCAAGCAGGAGAACGTGTTCGGTTCGGGCAACTACCTCGGGGTGGACGTCAACACCAGCAAGTACCGCCGCACGCTGGTGTTCAGCACCACCAACCCGTATTTCACGCGGGACGGCATCTCGCGCACGCTCGATCTGTACTACCGCACCGACAAGCCGTACGAGGACCAGGGTGGCAACTACGAGCTGATCACCGCTGGTACCAGCGTGCGCTTCGGCATCCCCTTCAGCGAAACCGATACCGTGTTCTTCGGGGGCGGCCTCGAACAGACGCGGATCAAGCTGGGCACCAACATTCCCGCCGCGTACCTGTCGTATGCCACGACCTACGGCTCCAGCAGCACCGCGATTCCGCTCACGATCGGCTGGTCGCGCGATGACCGAGACAGCGCCTTGGCGCCCAATTCGGGCCGCTACCAGCGCCTGAACACCGAATGGTCGGTGGCCGGCGATGCGCGCTATGTGCGTGGCAATTACCAGTTCCAGCAGTATGTGCCGCTGAACAAGAAGTTCACCATGGCATTCAACAGCGAGTTCGGCTGGGGCAAGGGCATGAACGGCCGGCCGTTCCCGGTGTTCAAGAACTACTACTCGGGCGGCCTGGGCTCCGTGCGCGGTTTCGACCAGGGCACGCTGGGTCCTCGCGACGTGACGGGTGCGTCGCTGGGCGGACCGAAGAAGGTCACGCTCAATGCCGAGTTGATCGCACCGTTCCCAGGTGCGGGCAACGACCGCACGCTGCGCGTGTTCACCTTCGTGGATGCGGGCAACGTGTACGGCGAAGATGAAAAGGTCACCCTCAGCGACATGCGTGTCTCTGCCGGCCTGGGCCTGAGCTGGATTTCTCCGCTCGGTCCGCTTCGCCTCGCTTTTGCGCAACCGGTGCGCAAGTTCGCCGGCGATAGAATCCAGAAACTGCAATTCCAGATCGGAACGTCTTTCTAATGAAATCTCTCTCCCGCCATATTCCCCTCGTTCTCTTGCTGGGCACGCTCGGTGCAGCCGTGCCTGCACAGGCGCAGGAGTTCAAGGCCGGCTTCGTCAACACCGACCGCATCTTCCGCGAAGCCAGCACCGCCAAGGCGGCCCAGGCCAAGCTGGAGCAGGAGTTCTCCCGTCGTGAGAAGGACCTCGTGGAGCAGGGCAACAGCCTGAAGTCCGCCACCGAGAAGTTCGAGCGCGAAGCGCCCACGATGGCCGAGAGCCAGCGCACGGCCCGCCAGCGCCAGCTGGTCGACCAGGACCGCGACTTCCAGCGCAAGCGCCGCGAATTCCAGGAAGACCTGGGCGCCCGCAAGAACGAAGAGCTGGGCCAAGTGCTCGAGCGCGCCAACAAGGTCGTCAAGCAGGTCGCCGAGGCCGAGAAGTACGACGTGATCCTTCAGGAAGCCGTCTACATCAACCCCAAGCACGACATCACCGACAAAGTGATCAAGGCACTGAATGCCGCTGCTGCCACGCCCGCCAAGTGATGGCCGTCGGCTGACGGGGCGCGCGGCGTGAGCCTCTCTCTGGGGCAGATCGTCGATGCGCTGGGCGGCACGCTGGAGGGGGGCGAGAGGGACGGAGAAATCCGCCGCATCGCTCCCCTGGAGTCTGCAGGTCCCGGTGACCTGGCTTTTTTAAGCCATCCGCGCTACCAGCAGCAACTGGCCGCCTCCCGGGCGGCCTGTGTCATTGTGGCGCCATCGATGCGCGAGGCCGGGCTGGCCCGGGGGGCGTGCATCGTCGCGGACGAGCCGTACGTGTATTTCGCGCGTGCCACGCAGCTGTGGAAGCGCGCGCATGCCGTGGCGGTGGCGCAGGGCATCCATCCCAGCGCGGTGGTGGACCCCGACGCCACGGTGCATCCCACGGCCGTCATCGGCCCGCTGTGCGTGGTGGAGCGCGGCGCGCACGTGGGCGCGGGCACGGTGCTCAAATCGCGGGTGACGTTAGGCGAGGACTGCCACATCGGCGAGCGCTGCATCGTGCATGCCGGCGTGGTGATCGGGGCCGACGGCTTCGGCTTTGCGCCGCAGGGCGGCGAGTGGGTCAAGATCGAACAGTTGGGGGCCGTGCACATCGGCAACGACGTCGAGATCGGCGCCAACACCTGCATCGACCGCGGCGCACTGGAAAACACGGTCATCGAAGATGGCGTGAAGCTCGACAACCTCATCCAGATCGGCCACAACGTGCGCATCGGCCGGCATTCCGCCATGGCGGGGTGCGTGGGGGTGGCGGGCAGCGCGACCATCGGCGCGCATTGCACGGTGGGGGGCGGAGGCATCGTGCTGGGGCATCTCGAACTGGCCGACCACGTGCACGTGTCGGCGGCCACGGTGGTCACGCGATCGCTGACCCGGCCGGGTCAATACACCGGCATGTTCCCCATCGACGAAAATGCGAAGTGGGAAAAAAACGCGGCCACGCTCAAGCAGCTTCACAGCCTGCGCGAACGGATCAAGGCCCTCGAACAAACTCGAAAAGACGGTTAGACCGCATCTTCCAATGATGGATATCCACCAAATTCTCAAGCTCTTGCCGCACCGCTATCCGTTTCTGCTGGTGGACCGCGTGGTCGAACTCGAAAGGGGCAAGCGCATCCAGGCGCTCAAGAACGTCACGATCAACGAGCCTTTCTTCACGGGGCATTTCCCGAGCCGGCCCGTGATGCCCGGCGTGCTCATGCTCGAGGCCCTGGCGCAGGCCGCGGGCCTGCTGTCGTTCGACATGATGGGCGAGGCGCCCGGCGACGACAAGGTGTTCTATTTCGTCGGCATCGACGGCGCGCGCTTCAAGCGCCCCGTGGAGCCGGGCGACCAGCTCATCCTGGAAGTGGATCTGGACCGCATCAAGGGCGGCATCTACAAGTTCAAGGGCCTGGCACGCGTGGGCGACAGCGTGGCCTGCGAGGCCGAGATCATGTGCACCATGCGCACCGTGGGCTGACGCTGCGAGGGCAGGGCGGCACGTGACCAGCAGCATCCACTCCACAGCCATCGTCGACCCCGCAGCGCGGATCGACGCCTCCGCGGCCATTGGCCCCTATGCGGTGATCGGCCCGCACGTGACGATCGGTGCGCGCACCTCGGTGGGTGCGCACTGCGTCATCGAAGGGCGCACCACGATCGGCGAAGACAACCGGATATTCCAGTTCGCCTCGCTGGGCGCCGCGCCGCAGGACAAGAAGTACGCCGGCGAGCCCACCGAGCTGCGCATCGGCGACCGCAACACGATCCGCGAGTTCTGCACGTTCAACACCGGCACGGCGCAGGACCGGGGCGTGACCACGATCGGCAACGACAACTGGGTGATGGCCTATGTGCACATCGCCCACGACTGCGTGGTCGGCCACCACACCGTGCTGGCCAACAACGCCACGCTGGCCGGCCATGTGCACGTGGGTGACCACGCCATCATCGGCGGCCTCACGGGCGTGCACCAGTTCACCAAGGTGGGCGCGCACGTCATGGCCGGGTTCGCCAGCCACATCTCGCAGGACGTGCCCCCCTTCATGATGGTGGACGGCAATCCGCTGTCCGTGCGCGGGTTGAACCTTGAAGGCCTGCGCCGGCGCGGGTTCTCGGCCGACCGGCTCGCCGCGATCAAGCAGGCGCACCGCCTGCTGTATCGCCAGGGCCTCACGCTGGACGCGGCGCGGCAGGCGATTGCCGAGTTGCCGTTGGTCCACGGCGAGGCCGCGCCCGACATCGCGCTGCTGCTGGATTTCATCGCCAACTCTTCGCGCGGCATCGCGCGCTGACCGCGATGGCGCCCTCCCTCCAACCGGCACCGCGCATCGCGATGGTGGCAGGCGAAACCTCCGGCGATCTGCTGGCGGGCCTACTGCTCGACGGCCTGCAGGCGCAGTGGCCGGGCGTGACCGGGCAGGGCATTGGCGGGCCGCAGATGCAGCGGCGGGGCTTCACAGCCTGGTGGCCGAGCGAGCGCCTGGCCGTGCATGGCTACAGCGTCGAGCTGCTGCGCCGGCTCTGGGGCATCGTGCAGATCCGCAAGCAATTGCGGCGGCGGCTGCTCGCGGCCCCGCCGCAGGTCTTCGTCGGCGTGGATGCGCCCGATTTCAACCTGGGGCTCGAATCCGACCTACGTGCGGCTGGCATCAAGACGGTGCACTTCGTGTGCCCTTCGATCTGGGCCTGGCGTGCGGAGCGCATCGACAAAATCAAGCGCAGCGCCGACCACGTGCTGTGCATCTTCCCGTTCGAGCCCGCGCTCCTGGCCCACCACGGCATTGCGGCCACTTATGTCGGCCATCCGCTGGCGAATGTGATTCCCATGCAGCCGGACCGCGAGGCGGCGCGTGCCCGGCTTGGGTTGGCCCGCGGCGACGAGGTGTTGGCCATCCTGCCAGGTAGCCGTTCGGCCGAGGTGGACTACATCGCCGCGCCGTTCCTGCGGGCGGCGGCCTTGCTGCGCCAGGCGCGCCCCGCGTTGCGCATGGTCATTCCGGCTGTGCCGGCGCTGCGTGAGCGCATCGAGCAGGTGGTGCGCGAATGCGGCATGGCCGAGGCCGTGCAGGTCGTCGAAGGCCAGTCGCACACCGTGCTGGCGGCCTGCGACTGCACGCTGATCGCCAGCGGCACGGCCACGCTGGAGGCAGCCCTGTTCAAGCGGCCCATGGTGATCGGCTACCACATGCACCCCATCAGCTGGCGCCTCATGCGGCGCAAGCAACTGCAGCCGTGGGTGGGGCTGCCCAACATCCTTTGCGGTGAGTTCGTCGTGCCCGAGCTGATCCAGGACGCCGCCACTCCGGAGGCGCTGGCCGCGGCCGTGACGCAGTGGCTCGACGCGCCCACGCAATCCCCCGGCACGCTGGCGGCTCTGGAGCAGCGCTTCACCGCGCTGCACGAAACCCTGCGCCGCGACACCCCCCGATTGGCCGCCTATGCGATCCAGAAAATCCTTGCCGCCTGAGCAGGCGGCCCTGCCGTGGCACCCCCCGGGCCTGGTGGCCGGGGTGGACGAAGCCGGGCGCGGTCCGCTGGCCGGCCCGGTGGTGGCTGCCGCCGTGATCCTCGACGATCAGAATCCGATCGCCGGGTTGGCCGATTCCAAGACATTGACCGCCGCGCGCCGCGAAGCGCTGTACGACGAGATCCGCGCCAAGGCCCTGTGCTGCGCGGTGGCCGAGGCCAGCGTGGAAGAGATCGACACCATCAACATCCTGCAGGCGACCATGCTGGCCATGCAGCGCGCGGTACAGGGGCTGCGCCTGAAGCCCGTGCGCGTGCTGGTGGACGGCAACCGGCTGCCCGTGCTGGAAGTGCCCGCGGACGCCATCGTCAAGGGCGATGCGCTGGTGCAGGCCATTTCTGCGGCGTCGATCCTGGCCAAGGTCACGCGCGACCGCTGGTGCGCGCAATTGCACCTGGAATATCCCCAATATGGCTTTGCCGGCCACAAGGGATATGGGACGGCCGAGCACATGGCGGCGCTGCAGCAGCATGGCGCTTGCCCACACCACCGCCGCTCGTTTTCACCCGTGGCTGCGGCCCTCGTCCAGGGCCACGCGGCGGTGCTCCCGCTGCCTTCGGTGCCTACCGTGAATGGAGGGCACGCGTTGCCGGCGCCGCAGGGCCTGGTGCAGGTGGAATGGCAGCCGGCATGACCTCGGACAACGTCACCTTCGTTCAGTCGCGCGACAACGCGTTCGTCAAGGACCTGCGGCGCCTGGCGCAGGACAGCAGCGCCTACCGCAAGCAGGGCCGTGTGTGGCTGGAAGGCGACCACCTGTGCCGTGCGGCGCTGGCCCGGGGGCTGCAGCCTGCGGTGGCCGTGTATGCGGAGTCTTTTTGGCCTGCAGCGCAAGAAAACTACCGGCATGCTGCTATTAAAAACATAGTGATTGCCGATCCCCTCTGGGCGGACGTCAGCGGCCTCGAATCGCCGGCACGCATGGGCTTCGTGCTGGAGATGCCGGCAGCCGCGGCGTTGGTGCCGGGCGTGTCCACCGTGGTGCTCGACCGCTTGCAGGACGCCGGCAACGTGGGGTCCATCTTGCGCAGTGCATCGGCATTCGGTTTCGGACAGATCGCGGCCATCAAGGGCACGGCGGCGCTGTGGAGCGCCAAGGTGCTGCGGGCCGGCATGGGGGCCCATTTCGGCCTGCGGCTGGTGGAGGGGCTCGATGCGACGGACATCGATGCGCTCGGTCTACCCCTGCTGGCGACCAGTTCGCACGGCGGGGAGTTCCTGCACCGGGCGCAACTGCCCTGGCCTTGCGGCTGGGTCATGGGGCATGAAGGGCAGGGCGTGTCACCGGCGCTGCAGGAGCGCGCGAGCCGCCTGATCCGCATTGCCCAGCCGGGCGGGGAGGAATCGTTGAATGTGGGTGCGGCCGCCGCGATCTGCCTGCATGCGAGCGCTGCGGCGGCGGAGACGGGGCGCACCTGACGGCCTGGCCCGCAGGCTTTCAGCGATGCGGGCAGACCTTGGTCAGAGCGGTCAGAGAGGGCGGTGAGCGCCTCGCAGCGACGCCCCCCCCCGCGGGTTGCGGTACGGCCGCCCTGAGGAAGGGCGGCCCACCAAGAGCGTCAGGCCATCGCTTCTTCATCCGCCATCAGCTCTTCCTTTCGGGCTTCGAGCGCTTCGCGCATGGCCACGAGGTCGAGCTTGCGGGCGGCACGCGCCTTGGGAAAGATCTCGTTGCGCTCTTCCTTCACGTGGTGGTCGATGTACTCGCCCAACACGGTCACCTTGGCATCGAACATTTCATCGGCGGCGCTGGCCGCCTCGATCTGCGCGATCAGGTCCTTGGCGCTGGCGTGCTCCACTTCGGCTTCGGCGAGGAGGTCGGTGTCCTTGATGGCATCGCGCAGGGCGGGATAGAAGATCTCTTCTTCGATCTGCGCATGCACGGCCAACTCGCGGCAGATCTGGCGCGCCAGTTCGAACCGCTGGGTGGCGGCCGCCTTGGAGCGGGACTCCATCAGCGATTCGTATTCCTTGAACATTTTCTTGACGGCGCGATGGTCCGCATCGAGCAGGGAGCAGGCGTCTCGGGGTGCACGGGTGGTCATGGGATTTCCTTGTCGATGGTGTGTGTGGGGAAGGCCATGCTGCACGGGTGGTCTACCCCCTGCCGTAGGACGCCAAGCCACGGCCGTGCGCGGGTTGGCCTTCGGCCGACACGCCGCTGGGGCAGGGCCACGGGGCCCATCGATCATTGGATTGGCTGCGGATGGTGCTGGCAACGCGCGTTGGTCGCCGCCGTTCAGCCGCTCGATGCAGGGCTGCTGTGCAGCGCCGGCACATGCAATAAAGGCTCCAAAAGAAAAACCCCTGACTCTTGCGAATCAGGGGTTTCCATTTGGTGCCGGAGAGATGAATCGAACACCCGACCTTCTCATTACGAATGGAAAGGTGTGGCCTTATTTTGCTGGTGATTTTTGTATATGATGCCTTTATTGGCACATTTCTGGCACAGTCAGCAGCGAGTGGCGTTTTCAATGGCAGCAATCAACAAGCGTGGCCCGTACCAGTGGCGTGCGCAGATCCGTAGGCATGGCTTTCCCCCTCTGAGCAAGACCTTCACCACCAAGGCCGAAGCCGAGGCCTGGGCGAAGATGAACGAGTCGGAAATGGCGCGTGGCGTCTGGGTCAGCAGGGGCGAGGCCGAGGCCACGACCCTTCACGAAGCGCTGGAGCGCTACGAGGAAGAGGTGACGCCAGGAAAGAAGAGCGCGGCCGGCGAGAAGTCGTTCTTGCGCATCTGGCGGGCCACCACGATGGCCAAGCGGCCGCTGGCGTCGATCCGCAGTGCGGACGTGGCTAAGCTGCGCGATGTGTGGCTGAAGGAGTACCAGCCGGCCACGGTGCTCCGGCGCCTCGCTGTGTTGTCCCACGTCTTCACCATCGCGCGCAAGGAATGGGGCATGGAGAGCTTGTCCAATCCGGTGGAACTGGTGCGAAAGCCACAGCCGGACAATGCCCGGACCCGCCGCATCGCCGTCGAAGTGCCGAAGGCTGACAGTCATCTGCCGATTGAAGAGCCGGCGCAGCGCAACGCCAGCGAAGGGGAACTGGAGCGCATCGTTGCGGCGAGCGGTTCGGTGTTGCTGCCTGCGGTCATCACGCTGGCCGTTGAAACGGCTATGCGACGCAGTGAGATCGTGGGGTTGCGATGGGAGCACATTGATCTAGATCGTCGGGTGGCACATCTGCCAGCAACCAAGAATGGCAGTTCACGCGACGTGCCGTTGTCTTCCCGTGCAATCCAAGTTCTCGCCGCTTTGAAAGACGACCAGATCGACGCCAAGGAAGACGGGGAAGAGCCGGGCGAATCAGGCTCCGACGACGGGGCAGTGTTCGGTATCCGCAGCGATGCCGTTACAAGGGCCTTTGAACGCGCTGCAGCGCGTGCACGCAAGGGCTACCTGCAGGAGTGCAAGGAAAAGCGCCAGAAGCCCGATGCGCGGTACCTCACCGATCTGCGCTTCCATGACCTGCGACACGAGGCCACTTCGCGCCTGGCTGAGATTTTTCCGCTGCATGAACTCACCAAGATCACAGGGCACAAGGATCCGCGTATGTTGATGCGGTACTACCACCCGCGCGCCGAGGATCTGGCGAAACGGCTGGCGTGAAAACATTCGGATTGCCGCCTGGCCGCTTATGCCGACTCAAAAATAGGAATCTGTAGGGGTTTCTGCGTAAATTCCACGCAGCCGTGAAAAGATTAAGCGCAGCGCTGCGCAGGTTTTACGCAGCGCTGCGCTTATGATGCGCAGATGCTGTCGCGCCGTATCACGTTTGCCGATCTGGCGGCCGTTGGCCGTGTGGATAGGCATCGTCTGCGTAACCTCCTGAAAGACCTTCCGGAGTTCGCGCAGCGGCCTGCCAGCGAGCGCGTGGCCAGCGAGTACACCCTCCACGATCTTACGGTCGTGGCAGTGTTGTGCGACCTCGATCGCATGGGCTTTCGCAAGGAAGCCATCGCTAAGTGGATGGCCCCCATCCAGCAGGCCTTGCATGGGCCCCGCTTGATCGATGGCCTGCAGCTATTCCTCACCAGCGACCCTCACAAGGCTTCGTTGGTTGATCGTCAGTTCTTCCCGGGCGCAGGTGTCGTTGTCGATCTGGAACGGGCGCTGAGCGTAGTGGATAGCCACTGCAGCGGTCTGGAGGGAGACCGCGAGCAACAGCGCGACCTGGACTTCGGCCCTACCAGTGTTGCCGTATCTCAGGCAGTGAAGACAACGCGAGGGCGCAGCCATGGATAGCTTGCGCGATTGTCTCGAAAAAGCGGGTGTCACTGCGCAGAGCACGGTCGATTTCGGAGCCGTCGCGAGCCCACGCCACGTGCGCTATCTCGACCTACTGGGCAGTCGGGAAAGTGATGAGTTGCTGCCCGACGCGGTTGTGGAGTCGGGCGGCGTACCGCTCGCCTACGTGGTCCGGCGCGACACTTTGGGCAGTTCACCTGCCGACACCGCTGCGCTCGCGCGTTTGGTCCGCGTGCTGGCCTGCCGGGCCGACGCGCGCTATCTGGCGGTCTTCGAGCCCGGTCAGGTGGTGGTGTATCCAATCCGGATGGACGCGGCGTTGCCCGCCCCAGCGTTGTCGGACACCGAGGCAGGCCAGTACGCTCGGTTTCGCGGAATGCTGAGCGGTAGCGCGGTGGATGCATCGCCCAACGTGTCTGCCCGAAAGTCCCGCAAAGCCGAAGTTCAGTGGCTGGACGGGCTGCTGTTCCAGTTGCTGACCGACGCTGCACGTGCGATCCACGCAGCCGCACCGTCGCTGACCGTACAGCAGGTGTTGGCGCTGGTGGGGCGCGCGCTCTTCTTTAGGTTCCTCGTTGACCGGCGCATCGTTGGGGAGGCCGATCTCGGCCGCATCAGCCGCGTGGACAACCTGAGCCTGGTGTTTGGCAACCTCGATGCGCTGCTGCAGACGTGCTCCTGGCTGGACAAAACCTTCAACGGGGATCTGCTCAGCCTTGGGGGGGCGCACGACGATCTCGACAGATATGGGGACCTGCGGCAGTTGCTGGGGGAGGGCGCCGACACGGTTTGCTGGCATCTGACCAACATCCAGTGCAAAGCCGTCAGGGGCCAGTTGCCGCTGCAATGGGGCGGAATCTACTTCAAG
This region of Acidovorax sp. GBBC 1281 genomic DNA includes:
- the ispC gene encoding 1-deoxy-D-xylulose-5-phosphate reductoisomerase, which produces MKQRITVLGSTGSIGTNTLDVVARHPERYEVFALSAATQVDALLAQCVRFQPRFAVMASAPHARLLEERLAAHGLATRVLQDLDALDTIASHEEVDVVMAAIVGAAGLGPCLAAARAGKRLLLANKEALVVGGEVFMSAVQEGGATLLPIDSEHSAIFQCLPEDPQTWARRVDHILLTASGGPFRTRAPATLRDVTPEQACAHPNFSMGRKISVDSATMMNKALEVIEARWLFDLAPEQIKVVIHPQQIIHSMVQFVDASVLAQLGTPDMRVPIACGLAWPERIESGTPRLDFSTLSSLTFEEADATRFPGLHLSWQALRAQSGTTAVLNAANEVAVASFLERRIRFDQIHRLNLATLEAVTPSNPESLGALLALDAEARSVALRSAQRLAA
- the rseP gene encoding RIP metalloprotease RseP, with amino-acid sequence MLLTVIAFIVALGVLIAVHEYGHYRVAIACGVKVLRFSVGFGKPLLRWQPKGSPTEFVIGAFPLGGYVRMLDEREAPVDAHERHLSFNAKPLRSRAAIVAAGPAANLLLAVLLYAAVNWMGVEEPKAVLASPVPGSVAQKAGLQGGELVLEAALGNEESEPVRSFEDLRWLLTRGALDGTDVRLQVQPSPGAPQRQMVLELAQFDAREADAQLFRKIGIVGPWTRPVLGEVVQGGPAQRAGLRQGDLIVRLGATNVVDGQQLRELIRASVSGGVAVSQPWRIERGGQTLTLDVLPDLHSEHSGPVGRVGAFVGAQPEFVTVRHGPLEGLWNGVVRTWEVSALTLRMMGRMVIGEASLKNLSGPLTIADYAGRSASMGLTQYLVFLALISVSLGVLNLLPLPVLDGGHLMYYLWEGVTGKGVSDAWMERLQRGGVAVLLLMMSIALFNDITRLFG
- the bamA gene encoding outer membrane protein assembly factor BamA, coding for MKKQFNRLGVRKACAVAAMVFAANAAWALEPFKVQDIRVEGLQRVEPGTIFASMPLRVGDDYNDEKGAAAIRALFALGLFKDVRLEASGNVLVVVVEERPTIADVDFAGAREFDKDTLKKAMRDVGLTEGRPFDKALADRAEQELKRQYINKSLYGAEVVTTVTPIERNRVNLTFTVTEGEPARIKEIHLVGNKAFSESTLKGLFDQDTGGWLSWYTKSDRYSRTKLNADLETLRSYYLARGYLEFRIDSTQVAISPDKQDITITVNVTEGQRYVVSGVKIEGNYLDRDDEFKSLITIQPGEPYNADKVAETTKAFTDYFGNFGFAFARVEAVPEVDRENNRVALVLRAEPARRAYVRRINVSGNNRTRDEVIRREFRQYEASWYDGDKIKLSRDRVDRLGFFTEVNVETQEVPGSADQVDLVVNVAEKPTGSLQLGAGFSSAEKVSLSFSIKQENVFGSGNYLGVDVNTSKYRRTLVFSTTNPYFTRDGISRTLDLYYRTDKPYEDQGGNYELITAGTSVRFGIPFSETDTVFFGGGLEQTRIKLGTNIPAAYLSYATTYGSSSTAIPLTIGWSRDDRDSALAPNSGRYQRLNTEWSVAGDARYVRGNYQFQQYVPLNKKFTMAFNSEFGWGKGMNGRPFPVFKNYYSGGLGSVRGFDQGTLGPRDVTGASLGGPKKVTLNAELIAPFPGAGNDRTLRVFTFVDAGNVYGEDEKVTLSDMRVSAGLGLSWISPLGPLRLAFAQPVRKFAGDRIQKLQFQIGTSF
- a CDS encoding OmpH family outer membrane protein; its protein translation is MKSLSRHIPLVLLLGTLGAAVPAQAQEFKAGFVNTDRIFREASTAKAAQAKLEQEFSRREKDLVEQGNSLKSATEKFEREAPTMAESQRTARQRQLVDQDRDFQRKRREFQEDLGARKNEELGQVLERANKVVKQVAEAEKYDVILQEAVYINPKHDITDKVIKALNAAAATPAK